From the Pedobacter cryoconitis genome, one window contains:
- a CDS encoding mechanosensitive ion channel domain-containing protein, whose translation MKFNSHFSIAQRPGLLILFIVLFFNSTGLLAQQKKAVKGSSDLSYLNDSTVLNKSDYLLRLGKVFETINQVQVTTSSFYLLKPIAMHLTQDEAAIGLMKKRLSQGDRTLNVQNLQMYQTLLDELETNNLGCMDDLQRYEKELNGLKTQILTLRKDTVLMKIFKTDSLKRMFKAEFAELGKKRIVMDSLIKSNTSLINNLQARTSANIITVRELKYTADNQLSSVSIKAFSKERRYLWESVDQKANKRVDFQRFIESEQQISGYYFEYTRGSRFLLLVIGAAFFFWVYFNFKSLKQRDKLDAVKDLNFTFIRQKPYLITLIFIFTLAPVFDLLAPALYIESIHVLLALSITALLFKRLPRDVFYKWCIFVVLLIFPVILRSLGMPARYQRWLLLIFGMASLAFGLYSYKILKEKAVKYRLLKSVAIIYIIFNFLAIICNLFGRFTLTQIFYSSAVSSLLHAISLIILAGVITEAFLLQIKTSRVKKNYPEHFDWEPVVKSLRGLLGIGVFLIWLTLLLVNLNIFDGLYTTLVAALTEKRKIGTLVFTFWGIALFLMIIWVANFLQKYIAYFFGDTGDDSLDDNKGERSKLIVTKLVLLIGGFLIAVAASGLPIDKITVVLGALGVGIGLGLQNIVSNFVSGIILIFDKTVRIGDVVEISDKKGRVKEIGIRASTLLTDDGAEIIIPNGAILSNNIINWTLTNNQMRVVIEFSVANPFHREEVTELIKEAVASSDNILTAKEPKVIIVPKNKTSSIIKVYFWCKDISMAENTRSTINSVIFDELEERGIEIL comes from the coding sequence ATGAAGTTCAACAGTCATTTTTCAATTGCTCAGCGCCCAGGATTGCTGATCCTGTTTATCGTATTATTTTTTAATAGTACGGGGCTTTTAGCGCAGCAAAAGAAAGCTGTTAAAGGGAGTAGTGATCTTTCTTATCTGAATGATTCAACGGTATTGAACAAGAGTGATTATTTACTCCGGTTAGGTAAAGTATTTGAAACTATCAATCAGGTACAGGTTACTACTTCCTCTTTTTATCTATTGAAGCCCATCGCCATGCATTTAACGCAGGACGAGGCGGCAATAGGCCTGATGAAAAAGCGTTTGTCACAAGGTGACCGGACGCTGAATGTGCAGAACCTGCAAATGTACCAGACCTTACTTGATGAACTGGAAACCAACAACCTGGGTTGTATGGATGATCTTCAACGCTATGAGAAGGAATTAAACGGGCTTAAAACCCAGATTCTTACCCTGCGTAAAGATACCGTACTGATGAAAATCTTCAAGACAGATTCTTTAAAGCGGATGTTTAAAGCTGAATTTGCAGAGTTGGGCAAAAAGCGTATTGTGATGGATAGCCTGATCAAGTCCAATACCAGTTTAATCAATAACCTTCAGGCAAGAACTTCTGCTAATATCATTACAGTCAGAGAATTAAAGTACACAGCAGATAATCAATTGTCGTCTGTGAGTATTAAGGCTTTTAGTAAGGAAAGGCGGTATCTATGGGAATCTGTGGACCAGAAAGCGAATAAGCGTGTGGATTTTCAGCGGTTCATAGAAAGTGAGCAGCAAATTTCCGGCTATTATTTCGAGTACACCCGGGGCAGCAGATTTTTATTGCTTGTCATTGGGGCTGCTTTTTTCTTCTGGGTCTATTTCAATTTCAAAAGTCTGAAGCAAAGAGACAAATTAGACGCTGTTAAAGATCTGAATTTCACCTTTATCAGGCAAAAACCTTACCTGATCACACTGATTTTTATATTCACGCTAGCGCCTGTTTTTGACTTACTGGCTCCTGCGTTATATATAGAATCGATTCATGTTTTACTGGCCTTAAGTATTACTGCGTTACTTTTTAAAAGACTCCCGAGAGACGTTTTTTACAAATGGTGTATTTTTGTAGTGCTGCTGATTTTCCCGGTCATCCTGCGTTCGCTGGGTATGCCTGCACGTTATCAACGCTGGTTATTATTGATATTCGGTATGGCCTCCCTTGCATTTGGATTGTACAGCTATAAAATTTTAAAAGAGAAAGCGGTAAAATACAGATTGCTAAAGAGTGTTGCCATAATCTATATCATTTTTAATTTCCTGGCGATCATCTGTAATTTGTTTGGCCGTTTTACTTTAACGCAGATTTTCTATAGCAGTGCTGTAAGTTCATTATTACATGCAATATCCTTGATTATCCTTGCTGGAGTGATCACTGAGGCATTTTTATTACAGATTAAAACCAGCAGGGTCAAGAAAAATTATCCTGAACATTTCGACTGGGAACCTGTAGTCAAAAGCCTGCGCGGGTTATTAGGTATCGGGGTGTTTTTGATCTGGCTGACTTTATTACTGGTTAATCTAAACATATTTGATGGGTTATATACGACGTTAGTGGCAGCATTAACCGAAAAGCGAAAAATTGGAACCCTTGTTTTCACTTTTTGGGGCATCGCCTTATTCCTGATGATCATCTGGGTAGCTAACTTTCTGCAAAAGTACATTGCTTACTTTTTTGGGGATACAGGTGATGATTCGCTGGATGATAACAAAGGGGAACGTTCTAAATTGATAGTAACTAAATTGGTATTACTTATAGGGGGCTTTTTAATAGCTGTAGCGGCCTCAGGATTACCAATTGATAAGATCACCGTAGTGCTGGGTGCTTTGGGCGTAGGTATCGGCTTAGGGCTTCAGAATATTGTTAGTAATTTCGTTTCAGGTATTATCCTGATCTTTGATAAAACGGTTCGTATCGGTGATGTAGTGGAGATCAGTGATAAAAAAGGAAGAGTTAAAGAGATCGGAATCCGTGCAAGTACTTTGTTGACAGATGATGGTGCAGAGATTATCATTCCTAACGGAGCTATTTTATCTAATAATATTATCAACTGGACGCTGACGAATAATCAGATGCGTGTGGTTATCGAATTTTCAGTAGCTAATCCTTTTCACAGAGAAGAAGTTACGGAACTAATCAAGGAAGCAGTAGCTTCGAGTGACAACATTCTCACGGCTAAGGAGCCAAAGGTGATTATTGTTCCGAAAAACAAGACCAGCAGTATAATTAAGGTTTATTTTTGGTGTAAAGATATCTCGATGGCCGAAAATACCAGGAGCACTATCAATTCGGTTATCTTTGATGAACTGGAAGAAAGAGGGATTGAGATTTTATAG
- a CDS encoding glycosyltransferase, producing the protein MKKIKIIEAGNELGLGGTAYTIQLISKFLNKDNFEVTVVGVKEGGARVKLIQDLGVNVVVLNGDVTKLAPLLRETDVFHWHSDGSLDPELFAIVKANKPKLVLMTNILGLYNPSGFYDLIDYDLYISKLILARRMLADRNLEDDFPSKRKVLSNPVDVNRINSLLPTDNQLKAFKQQNNLQNSFIVGGVGRLDNANLDLITLDGFAEFAKKVKHAKFLLIGATPEILEYAKNLDILDKLIVFDTTSDLQHPLIYYSAMDIFLVASKIGESFGMAITEAMTVGIPVVAVNNLDRDNPQIELIDNGQTGFIVARDQKKIADVLFFLYEDEKIREILSESARRKVAKEYKADKIVKSLENLIYNHLYSSIDINAKSLVKNYTQEIINDYINRCSDVWEPEIKRHVF; encoded by the coding sequence ATGAAGAAGATCAAAATTATTGAAGCCGGCAATGAATTAGGCTTAGGAGGTACAGCATACACCATTCAGTTAATCAGTAAATTTCTGAACAAAGACAATTTCGAGGTTACAGTTGTAGGGGTAAAAGAAGGTGGGGCCAGGGTGAAACTGATTCAGGATTTGGGTGTCAATGTTGTGGTTTTAAATGGAGATGTGACTAAGCTTGCTCCACTGCTTCGGGAAACTGATGTGTTCCACTGGCACAGTGATGGTTCTCTGGATCCGGAACTTTTTGCTATCGTCAAAGCAAACAAACCAAAGCTGGTGCTGATGACCAATATCCTTGGGTTGTATAACCCTTCAGGATTCTATGACCTTATTGATTATGATCTATATATATCAAAATTGATTTTGGCCCGCAGGATGCTTGCTGATCGTAATCTGGAAGATGATTTCCCCTCCAAAAGAAAAGTATTGTCTAATCCGGTAGATGTTAACCGCATTAACAGTCTTTTGCCGACAGATAACCAGTTAAAAGCATTTAAACAGCAAAACAACCTTCAGAATTCCTTCATCGTAGGAGGGGTAGGCCGTTTGGATAATGCTAATCTTGATTTGATTACATTAGACGGATTTGCAGAATTTGCAAAAAAAGTAAAGCATGCAAAATTTCTGTTAATTGGGGCTACCCCAGAAATTCTTGAATATGCAAAGAATCTGGATATACTGGATAAACTGATTGTTTTTGATACCACATCAGATCTACAGCACCCATTGATATATTACAGTGCTATGGACATATTTCTGGTTGCAAGTAAAATTGGAGAAAGCTTTGGAATGGCTATTACAGAAGCTATGACCGTTGGTATTCCAGTTGTAGCTGTCAATAACCTGGATCGGGATAATCCACAAATTGAGCTGATTGATAATGGGCAGACAGGTTTTATTGTAGCACGTGATCAGAAAAAAATTGCTGATGTACTTTTTTTCTTATATGAAGATGAAAAAATAAGAGAAATATTATCCGAATCGGCCAGGCGTAAGGTAGCAAAAGAATATAAAGCAGATAAAATTGTCAAGAGCCTTGAAAACCTAATATATAACCACCTTTATAGCTCTATCGATATCAATGCTAAATCCCTGGTGAAAAATTACACACAGGAAATTATAAATGATTATATAAACAGATGTTCTGATGTCTGGGAGCCTGAAATCAAACGGCATGTGTTTTAA